The segment GTCTGGCTGCAGGTATCGATACTGATGCACAGGTTGAGCGCTTACTGGCCCTTGGCGTCGGTGCGGTACTGGTGACAGGCACAGATCCACTGGAAGGCGAGTTACTGCTTGAAGAAGGGCTGGCGGAAAATAAGCCATCCGCAGATATCCTGCATTGTCTATACCGCTCTGGTGTTGCTCCGCTCTCCCTTGCCTGCCCGCGACTGCCGGGCAGTTACCATGGCAGTGGTTGCACACTGGCGTCTCATCTCGCAGTACGGCTGGCGCAAGGCATGTCACTTGAGTCGGCTTGGCACGGGGCCCAGCAAGCTACCTGGCACAGTCTTCAGGCCGGTTACGACCATCAGCTGCGCGGTAGCCTGGAAGACGCCCAGTACCTACCCTGGCGCTGATGCTGATGTGGTCGTTGCTGAAGCATTGCGCGTCTGATCGGCTGCAACTCGCCCTTGAGTCGCGTTAAGCTAATGTCATCATGGAAAATGGCTTATCCACAAGGGGATTGCCGCGCAGCGATAACGCTATTCTTTGCCGATACCCGTTGTGGGTAAAGTGGGAGTTGCGGTTATCCACAGTCGGTATTTCCACGTCGTTATTTTGATCTTGTGCGACGCCACATCTTCCTTTTTCTTTGTGTGGCGGCCGATGTGCCGCTCGCCGTTTATCAAGAGGTATGTCATGACCACGTCCGCTGCCCAGTTCGAACGCGCTAGCCGTCATATTCCTGGTGGCGTGAACTCACCCGTTCGCGCTTTCAAGGGACTGCATCGTCCGCCGGTGTTCATTGATCATGCCAAGGGCGCCTATTTATTTGACGTCGAGAACACGCGCTACATCGATTATGTCGGCTCCTGGGGACCGATGATTACTGGTCATGCCGATGAAGATGTATTGGAAGCCGTGCGTCAGCGCCTCGAAAGTGGCCTGTCCTTTGGTGCGCCGACCGAGATCGAGTCAGAGATGGCCGAACTGATCTGCGAGATGCTGCCCAGTATCGACATGGTACGCATGACCAACTCGGGCACCGAGGCCACCATGTCAGCGATTCGTCTGGCGCGTGGTTTCACGGGGCGAGACAAGATCGTCAAGTTCGAAGGTAATTACCACGGCCACTCCGACTCGCTGCTGGTCAAGGCTGGCTCTGGTGCGTTGACACACGGTGAGCCCAGCTCGCCCGGGGTACCAGCGTCACTGGCTGAGCACACGCTGACTCTCGACTACAACGATGCGGAGGGCGTGCGACGCTGCTTCGCTGAGCTGGGTGACGAGATTGCCTGCATCATCGTCGAGCCTGTCGCCGGTAACATGAATTGCATTCCGCCGCTGCCCGGCTTCCTCGAGAGTCTGCGCGAGGTCTGCGATGCTCACGGCAGCGTGCTGATTCTTGATGAAGTGATGACGGGATTCCGTGTCGCACTGGGCGGTGCCCAGGCGCATTACGGCATCACGCCGGATCTGACTTGCCTGGGCAAGATCGTGGGGGGGGGCATGCCGGTCGGCGCTTTCGGCGGCAAGCGCGAGATCATGCATCATCTATCACCGCTGGGGCCGGTCTATCAGGCCGGCACGCTGGCAGGAAACCCGCTGGCGATGGCCGCAGGCGTGGCGTTGCTACGCAAGCTGCGTGTGCCGGGCTTTCATATTGAACTGACTCGCAAGGTTGAGATGCTGTGTGAGGGGCTTGAGCAACGTGCCAGCGCCGCCGGCATCCGTCTTGTCACCCAGCGGGCTGGCGGCATGTTCGGTGTTTTCTTCACGGATGAAGTGGCGGTGAGTAATTTCCAGTCAGCGACTCGCTGTCGTCAGGAAGATTTCGTGACCTTCTTCAACGGTATGCTCGATGAAGGTGTCTATCTAGCACCCTCTGCTTATGAGGCTGGCTTCATGTCGGCGGCTCACAGTGATGCTGATATCCAAGCCACGCTGGACGCGGCTGAGCGGGTTTTTGCAAAGATGACTGCCAGTGCCTGATAGCAGTATCTGAGCTAGCGCGCGAGCCAGCCCTTGAGTAAGTGCTGGCTCCGTCCTGTCTGATAGGCTGTCGAGCGGGCCACCATCCGGTACACTTGGCGCCAACGATAGCGATTGCGCTAATGACCTTATAGCCAGCTTGCCTTAGCGGAGACGACCTTGAGCCAGGCCCTGATTCGAGCCCTTCACACTGCCGGATGTTTCGATCACCCCGTGAAGGATATCGAGGTGCACGAGACCCATATTTCGTGGATCGTGTTAACCGGCGATTACGCCTACAAGATCAAGAAACCAGTCGATTTTGGTAGTTTCCTGGATTTCTCCACGCTGAAGCGCCGCAAGTACCTCTGCGAGCAGGAGGTGCGTCTTAACCGCCGCCTGGCGCCCTCTCTCTATCTGGACACGGTGGCCATTTCCGGTACGCCGGAAGCGCCGCGAGTCGACGATGAGAGTGCCGTATTCGAATATGCGGTCAAAATGCGCCAGTTCTCCAATCGCCACCTGTTCAGTGCCTTGCAGGCCAGTGGCGAGTTGTCGCTGGAGCTATTGGATGATCTCGTCGATCAGCTTGTGGCTTTCCATGAGCAGGCCGAGCGTATCCAGGGTGACAGCGATCTGGGTAGCCCGCAGATGGTCTGCCGTACCATCGATAATGAATTCGAGTTGATTCGTCCGCGCCTTGAGAATGATGACGAGGCGATTAGCCGGCTTGGACTGCTTCAGCAATGGACGGCAGAAACCTTTCAGCGCCTCACTCCGGAATTCGAGCGTCGCTGGCAGGAAGGCTTCGTGCGTGAAACCCATGGTGACATTCATCTGGGTAATGCGGTGCGTCACGAAGGGCGTGCACTGTTGTTTGATGGAATCGAGTTCAACGAAGAGCTTCGTTGGAATGATGTAGGTTGCGATCTGGCCTTTTTGGTGATGGATCTCGAGGCGCGCGATGAACCTGCTTTTGCTCATCACGCACTCAATCGCTATCTCGAGCTGTCCGGTGACTACTCACTGGTGCGTTTGCTGCCGTACTACAAGATTTATCGTGCGCTCATTCGTGCCAAGGTGGCGATGATTCGCTATCACCAACCGGAGTTAAGCGACGCCGATCGTACTGACGTAAAGGCGGAGTACGAGCGTTACATCGGGCTGGCGGAGCGCTATAGCGAGATATGCTTCCCCTACATGATCATCGGGGTAGGTGTGTCAGGCAGTGGCAAGAGTCGCTTTACCGAAGAGATGGTCCGTGAGCTGGGTGGTGTACGGATACGCAGCGATGTGGAGCGCAAGCGTCTCTATGGCTTTACTGCCGATGATGACACTCGCTCCGGGCTCAATGGCGGTATTTATACGCCAGAGGCAACGCATGCTACCTACGAGCGTTTGTCCAACCTGTCAGCCACGTTGCTGGAATCCGGGATTCCGGTCTGCATTG is part of the Cobetia sp. L2A1 genome and harbors:
- the hemL gene encoding glutamate-1-semialdehyde 2,1-aminomutase; amino-acid sequence: MTTSAAQFERASRHIPGGVNSPVRAFKGLHRPPVFIDHAKGAYLFDVENTRYIDYVGSWGPMITGHADEDVLEAVRQRLESGLSFGAPTEIESEMAELICEMLPSIDMVRMTNSGTEATMSAIRLARGFTGRDKIVKFEGNYHGHSDSLLVKAGSGALTHGEPSSPGVPASLAEHTLTLDYNDAEGVRRCFAELGDEIACIIVEPVAGNMNCIPPLPGFLESLREVCDAHGSVLILDEVMTGFRVALGGAQAHYGITPDLTCLGKIVGGGMPVGAFGGKREIMHHLSPLGPVYQAGTLAGNPLAMAAGVALLRKLRVPGFHIELTRKVEMLCEGLEQRASAAGIRLVTQRAGGMFGVFFTDEVAVSNFQSATRCRQEDFVTFFNGMLDEGVYLAPSAYEAGFMSAAHSDADIQATLDAAERVFAKMTASA
- a CDS encoding bifunctional aminoglycoside phosphotransferase/ATP-binding protein, whose product is MSQALIRALHTAGCFDHPVKDIEVHETHISWIVLTGDYAYKIKKPVDFGSFLDFSTLKRRKYLCEQEVRLNRRLAPSLYLDTVAISGTPEAPRVDDESAVFEYAVKMRQFSNRHLFSALQASGELSLELLDDLVDQLVAFHEQAERIQGDSDLGSPQMVCRTIDNEFELIRPRLENDDEAISRLGLLQQWTAETFQRLTPEFERRWQEGFVRETHGDIHLGNAVRHEGRALLFDGIEFNEELRWNDVGCDLAFLVMDLEARDEPAFAHHALNRYLELSGDYSLVRLLPYYKIYRALIRAKVAMIRYHQPELSDADRTDVKAEYERYIGLAERYSEICFPYMIIGVGVSGSGKSRFTEEMVRELGGVRIRSDVERKRLYGFTADDDTRSGLNGGIYTPEATHATYERLSNLSATLLESGIPVCIDATCLKKAQRDRLRHEAEARGLPVLMISFEADDATLRQRIIKRSQRSGEASEAGLEVLDKQLANREPFAAEEHGQLVHIDTTAPNANVTLARLIREQLRLH